A region of the Calditrichota bacterium genome:
CACCGAAAAGCCGAGTGTCTTCAGGACGGCGTATTCCCGGGTTCGCTCCCGCGCGGCCATCAGCATCGTATTGGCTACGACCAGCAGGATGATCGCCACAATCGTGAACGAGACGAAGTTCATCGCCCCGAAGATCGCGCCAAACGAGGCGATGAACCCGCGAGCGAATTCGTTTTCGGTCTCGGTCTTCGTCTCCGCCGCTGAATTCCGGAAGAGGTCGTCGATCTGTGCCGAAATCTCTGCTGCCCGATTTCCATCCGCGATCTTGGCCGTTAGCCAGCCGGTCAGGTTCGCGCGGGTAGGCCAATCTTCAGCCACCCGTTCGTTCAAATAGTGCCAATGAAAGACCATCGCGGTGGCGTCGGTGCTCTTGAACTTCGGCTGGTAGATTCCCGCAACGATGAAGTCCCAGGTTCCCGGGTAGATGTCGCCTTCGAGTGTGATCTTGTCACCGATTTTGAAACCATATTGCTTCGCGATATCGGCGCCTACCACACAGGCATTGCGCTGCTTCTTGAAATTCTCGGTCTCCTCCGGTGTCAGCATATACTCCGGATAGACCTCGAAGAAGGTCTCCGCGTCGATGGCGAATCGGGCGAAGAAATTCTGCCGGTCGATGTAGATCCCGCCGAACCAACTGGAG
Encoded here:
- a CDS encoding ABC transporter permease gives rise to the protein MRLFRLAFKNAFRHRFRALLTILAMAVALMAFGVLRTVVTAWNVGIDAAQADRLVTRQAVSFIFPLPLAYFDKVREIEGIESVTHSSWFGGIYIDRQNFFARFAIDAETFFEVYPEYMLTPEETENFKKQRNACVVGADIAKQYGFKIGDKITLEGDIYPGTWDFIVAGIYQPKFKSTDATAMVFHWHYLNERVAEDWPTRANLTGWLTAKIADGNRAAEISAQIDDLFRNSAAETKTETENEFARGFIASFGAIFGAMNFVSFTIVAIILLVVANTMLMAARERTREYAVLKTLGFSVGQISALILMESTILSIVGGTLGLGLIAPLIAGLAEAVPKAWFPIFQLEPITVFLLALAVVFIALAAAIFPIRRVARATIVEGIRFAG